One genomic region from Branchiostoma lanceolatum isolate klBraLanc5 chromosome 7, klBraLanc5.hap2, whole genome shotgun sequence encodes:
- the LOC136438444 gene encoding uncharacterized protein encodes MDFYWYIILFVAIILKILFYLCWFYSRQRRLAGAGPNELTHGTNPDGTLCRPPPYPGIDGENPPASPVGSFPEPPPYCELDEHDGKPPPYHAVVALKEAQAIQAHNAPPQALQAYNAPPQGLQAHNAPPQAIQSHNALPLAIQSHNALPQMSYTAQVSQHPPPDAAPCGQEPQVSQDAPVQAVTMTTGVIDNNTSC; translated from the exons AATCCTGTTTGTGGCGATAATCCTGAAGATCCTGTTCTACCTGTGCTGGTTCTACTCCCGCCAGCGCCGCCTGGCCGGGGCCGGGCCCAACGAG CTTACCCACGGCACAAACCCGGATGGAACGCTGTGCCGGCCGCCGCCCTACCCCGGCATCGACGGAGAGAACCCCCCCGCCAGCCCAGTGGGCAGCTTCCCCGAGCCGCCGCCGTACTGCGAGCTGGACGAGCATGATGGGAAGCCACCGCCCTACCACGCCGTGGTCGCGCTGAAGGAAGCACAGGCCATACAGGCCCATAATGCACCGCCACAGGCCCTACAGGCCTATAATGCACCGCCACAGGGCCTACAGGCCCATAATGCACCGCCACAGGCCATACAGTCCCACAATGCACTGCCACTGGCCATACAGTCCCATAATGCACTGCCACAGATGTCCTATACTGCGCAGGTATCCCAGCATCCTCCTCCTGATGCAGCACCATGTGGACAGGAACCGCAGGTGTCCCAGGATGCACCTGTACAAGCCGTCACCATGACAACAGGAGTTATTGACAACAACACTTCATGCTAG